A single Arthrobacter dokdonellae DNA region contains:
- a CDS encoding riboflavin kinase has product MTVIQGIVEHGDKRGRTVGFPTANIPLLDDQTEDGVWAAVVRTDSGRSWLAAVSIGRRQTFYAEAGRKLLEAHLLDFNEDLYGRQLTVTLTAKLREQQSFSSMNALTGQLRNDVTATRNWAQRHAPGHFSPESHESGTVPVPRTVAAATMTNPQGL; this is encoded by the coding sequence ATGACAGTCATTCAGGGCATCGTCGAACACGGGGACAAACGAGGCAGGACAGTCGGATTTCCCACCGCAAACATCCCGCTCCTTGACGACCAAACCGAGGACGGGGTATGGGCTGCGGTGGTCCGGACAGACTCTGGAAGATCCTGGCTGGCAGCAGTTTCCATTGGACGACGGCAAACGTTTTATGCCGAGGCCGGAAGGAAATTGCTCGAAGCCCACCTCCTGGACTTCAACGAGGACCTCTACGGGCGGCAGCTGACTGTCACCCTGACCGCCAAGCTGCGGGAACAACAAAGCTTCTCAAGCATGAACGCCCTGACCGGGCAACTGCGCAATGACGTCACGGCAACCCGGAACTGGGCCCAACGGCACGCTCCCGGGCACTTTTCGCCAGAATCGCACGAGAGCGGTACCGTGCCGGTGCCCCGGACCGTGGCAGCCGCCACAATGACCAACCCACAAGGACTTTAG